CACAAGTATAAATAACAGgagtacattaaacataaataattcaatcggacccataaacttcattccctctttcattAATAAAATGTGTGGCATCCATGTGGGTTGTGTTTAATTGTCCTAATAAATTGGTCACTGGATCAAGGGTTTCCATTGATTGAGCCTGGTTGAAGAAATTCATCTCGACACCATTCTCTTTGAAGGAGGCTTGATACAGCTCCACCAGATGCTTTGGGGTGCGACAAGTACGCGCCCAATGTccgttgccaccacacctatggcaaactccttcaggatttctaggagtgttcatatgagcttttcctttctggtgatttgcatttttaaagctcgggcctggattatgccttggaacttggttgtgaaactggacaccatggttcttgcctttcccTTTCCACCGGCTTTGCTTGTGGCCACGTCAtcgtttgtaattattgccacGGAAGGATATGGTATTCCTTTCAAGGGAAGCATCATTCACTTTTGGGAACGGTGCTGATCTAGTAGGtcgggaattatggtttttcatcaggagctcattATTCTGTTTAGCTACCAGGATcacagatatcagctggttgtattcagtgaagcctcGCGCTCTATAATGCTGCTGCAATACCATGTTAGAGGCGTGGAATGTGCTAAAAGTCTTTTCCAATAACATCTCCTCAGTAATAGTATcctcacaaagcttcatctgagaggtaattctgaacaactccgaattgtactcagccactgacttgaaatcctggatccttaggtAAATCCAGTCATAGTGAGCTCTTGGAAGAATTaccgttgtctggtgattgtatctgcttCTCAAGGCATTCCAGAGggctaacggatcttcaacTGTTAAGCACTCGctctttagtgcctcatcaagatggagacgaataaaaatcatggcctttacccgatcttgagaggatgagctGCTATCTTCCTTGATGGTATATCCAAGATTCGCTACTTCCAGATGAATCTTGGTATCCAAtacccaggtaaggtaattctttccagtaatgtccagggcagcgaaatcaagctttgccaagtttgccattttcttttctgaaagaaaaatgaggtgtgtaagaacttgcaataatatgtgttCTGGAGGAATATATTGTTAGAATTtttggttcttacaaattttgatctttaggccaaaatgataagtactcgaaacttcaggcttgagatttacataattaatgagaagggcaattgtaccgcaccattctcatcgaAACAAGTACAGGAAGAGCGATTATTCCACACTACTTTAAATagaaggaaaatttaaatatgtagagTAAGGTGAACGATTATatcgcaccacctaaaattgcaataaaatttaaattgcgataaaatttaaatatgtaaagcatggtgggtgattatttcacaccacctaaaattgcgattgcgataaaattaaatatgtaaagcagggtgggtgattatttcacaccacctaaaattgcgataaaattaaataacaggcaaatttaaatatgcacgATAGGGCGGGCGATTATACTGCTCCACTTAAAATTTGCAATAAAATtagatctgcagtccaagataggcgataGAACCGCACAATCTTGGATTGCATAAATAATCAGTGGGTTAGTAGTCAAtatctacaccaaacaagaaatcaaagatataagtgGCTGTTAGTTGGAGAACTAGAATTAAACATGGTGCAAACAGTTCTTCGCGAGGGTATACCCAGCAAGCAAttgaggcagaggaagaagaagaacagtaaaaacattagaggaaacatttttttttctttcggtgaaGGGAAATGAGAAATGATTAGAGAgtcatgctgataacgtgttataaataggcaaaatttagagagataacctttactcgggacaggaacgaagcagttgcagagtatTATACTAACACAAAATGTTGCAGAGGAActaatgtatattattgctattagatgttttctctt
This window of the Malus domestica chromosome 03, GDT2T_hap1 genome carries:
- the LOC139194773 gene encoding uncharacterized protein; this translates as MANLAKLDFAALDITGKNYLTWVLDTKIHLEVANLGYTIKEDSSSSSQDRVKAMIFIRLHLDEALKSECLTVEDPLALWNALRSRYNHQTTVILPRAHYDWIYLRIQDFKSVAEYNSELFRITSQMKLCEDTITEEMLLEKTFSTFHASNMVLQQHYRARGFTEYNQLISVILVAKQNNELLMKNHNSRPTRSAPFPKVNDASLERNTISFRGNNYKR